In Populus alba chromosome 4, ASM523922v2, whole genome shotgun sequence, the genomic window TGAGAAGTTGGACGCTGTGAAAATTAGTGAGAGAAATAAGGATGTGGAGAGAGGGGATTCATTTGGAAGAAAGGGATTTGGGATTATTGGTGGAGGTTCCGGTAACGAGAGAAGTTGGAGGAAGCCTGATGTTAACGATTCTGGTTCGCGTCCACAGAGGTTTGTTTTACAAGCTCTTTGATTGAATTGTTGGCTGATTAGTGATTTGTATTTAGATCTCTTTTGCTTAGGAGATTTCAGTCTAGTTTAGATGgtatatttgattttctttcgtGCGCGGTGTATTATTTGTCTACGGGGGTAGAATTGGAGTTGATCATCTTAATTATGAGGGAGGTAATTGTATCACTTGAATTGTGCGTACTTAGGGAATACTGCCTGAGGATTATTTACTAACTCTGTCGGTAGTTATCTTAACCTGATAAGATAGCTCGTTCTGGTTCTATTGTCGTATTGGTTCTCGAGAACTGTTGTGCTCTTCCAATATTTTAATACGTTATGTGAATCTGATTAGATAATGCCTCGTGCAGCTCTCCTGTCCTGCCTTGCTAAGTTGTAACAAAGCTACTGAACTTTATGTGATTGCTTTTATCTTAAAACTGATTCTCTTTGGAACTTGAGAGAAGTCATTGAGATTGTTGTGCGAATTACAATTCTTGATTTCTGATATGGGAAATCATGTATAAATCAAGGGAATCTTTTATTCCTAAGAACTTGGATTATGCATGCATCTGAATTGGCCTTAGCTTTGTGGATTGGGATTAATTGCCAGGCCTGTTCAAACTCATGTAATTGGAAGTTACAAAGGCTCATTACTTTTGATTTCGTGATAAAGTGGTTGATATATTTGCTTTATCACAACTCACTCCGGATATTCTAGTCGTGCCAGGTATGTTGGATGGATTTCTTGCTTCCTAAAATTGTTTCTACGTATTAACTGGTGTTAGCATAtcagacaacaaaatctactgGAAAAGTACTTCGCCTATTATATGGTTTCTGTTTCcagtgtttgtttgattatagCTGTTGTCTGACACAAATTGTATTGAATGAGAGCTATTTCAAATCAAATGTGAAAGTTTAGAGCTTTAGTTATTTTCTTATCATGTCATTGATTATGTAGGAATTGCCCTGTAATGAACTGCTTAATTTTGTGAAATTATTGTGTGTTTGATGCAGTTCTGGGACAACTGAGAATGGAAGCATTGCTGAGGATGGGCCTGCCATTGAAGATGCAGCTGCTGAAGGAAATTGAAGATGAATTTTTGCAGATTAAAAAGCTGAGGatcgagaaaaagaaaagagtaggaacattttatttattggttgTCCAAGGTCTTCTGTTTTGTCCAATTGTATCCGTGCGAGTTATGCCGGGGCTCATTACTGTTGAACACAATGTTGAGACAATTTTGGTAGGCATACAAGTAATTGACTCTGGTTTGCCTCTTTAGCTTGTTTTGTAGCTGGGATTGAACTTCAGGATTAAGTGTTATTACATCACTACTTATTCGTTCTTTTTTAACCCCTTTCTACTCATTCTTGGTTCTGATTTTGATTACCGGAAATCTGTCTGCGGGTGCAATGGCACTCGTGATTTTTCTCATCGTCTGTATTTCTAGTACCTTAAATGAACAAGGCATTCATTTTTCACGAGTTCCATGTAAGACCGAGGATGTTATAACGCATTTTTTATAGATGTGTCTTGATTATATATACAATGACAGAATTGCAGCTGTGAATTCTGTTGTTAGAGGTTTTAGGGCTTCTTAACTGGTTAAAAGCGAGATGCACGAATGGCATTGACATGCTGAAAATAAGCTCAAGTTTGATTATTCTTCTGCCTCTGGTAGAGGTACGTCTAAGAGACCTTGTATTCTCCAGCTTCTCCAGCTAAAAATGGACGTGTATAGTATTTGGATGAGTTCAACTACAGAGCGTGGGCACGCAGAAAAGGAGTGCTGGCGTCCATATCGGCTAGGACACTTCTTGATCATATGTCAAACACACATTGGAGCTTGTTCTAGACAGAAAACGGGTCATTTAGAATCATATGATCTTATCCCTAAATTAGCAAGTGCAGAGAGATCCAACAAAGACTAAAGATGAAAATTCCAAGTTGTGGGGTGTTTAGAATCGTTGAGCCCACCCGCCACTGCCAATTTTATTCCTCAAAGAAAGGCCGCATCTGAGACTGTCGATGCTTGCTTCCGAGGTTTCTCCACCTTGCGGTCAAAATAGATCGCGTGGGACGTCCACATCCATAAAATAATGAATCGTATTCCAAGTTTGTGGAGACAGGGACACTGGATTGGATGCGGGCAGGGCCTTTACAATAAAGGGCAAAGCTAGTTTGCAAGATGAAAGATGGGACGCACGAGTCCTCTCAGGCACATATGACAAAGGTAAAGGCCTCTTGAACAAGATAGAAAATTTTGGCATCAATGCGGCCGCATCCAATGCAATGTAACTGCGTTGTAGCTGAAAAGTAAAGGGGAAATGGCTTTCCTCTACAGCGGGACGAGTGTATATTGCACAACTCAATCAATGCTTCTTGCTACTTTAACGGCTAGCTAACATCTTCCTCCACCGCCAAGAGTTTCAAAAGATAACTTCCGTGTAGCTTACCACGTATCAAGTGTCTAGAATGCAAGTGATACTGCCATGAATGAGTTAGGTAAGGACGGCTAGAAAGCCACTCAGTTAGGAGGATATTGAATGCATTTAAGTACATAATTCTTTCTTCTCGTCCCTGCTAAATTTACCACTGCTGGTTTTCACATGGTGGTTAATGTTTCCAagcttgtgttttgttttgaaatatattaaaatatatatttttaatttatttataacatcaaaaacgtattaaaacaatctaaaagtATATATGTAGCATCTTGTTGAATTCAAACCCCAGATGATAAAGAGGACGCAAACTCACTTCCTAACAAACAAACTCCTCGAAGTTAAGTCCAATACTATGTAACACCATATATACACGACACAACACAGTTCTATGTCATGATGATGATAGAAGGGTGGAGCTAGTATAGTAGAGCCTGGACTCCATGGGAGATCCTCCCCTGAATATGGGTTCTAGGCATCATATTTGCTGGACTTCTAAGAGAACTTAATTGAGCTGGTTTCATTCTATATGATCCAACCAGACCTCAAGAACATTAATCTTTCGAGTACCAGGATTGGGCTCTCAACCGATCAAGGAGTTTCTCGGTACATACTGTAAATTTGGGCAACGAAAGTTTCAAATGGGAACTCCCAGAACACCAGAATCTGCGTGTAGCAATAAATTAGGGGACCTGCCCCCATGCCATATGACAAAAGGTATCCTTTATCATCGCTAGTCTTAAATAGGTTGTCCGTACTACCAGCTGTTCTCTTcgtttaaattggtttttttcaacATCTTATAAATACAGGCAGTTGGAGAGTTAATGACATCTCTACtcatttacttcttttttcttgacaaTTGCTGCGGTGTTCATAACATCAAGCCTTTATATTCTTCTCTTTAAATCTTGGTTGTGTTTCCTGTATCTATCAAGGAACATGGACTGGACACGCAAACTTCTTTTctgtgtttttcttatttttgctGCAGCCATCGGTGGAACTCAAGCAGACGCCACAGTCACCGGCACTGTCTTTTGTGACCAATGCAAGGATGGCCGAGTATCCCTTTTTGACTATCCCATTTATGGTGAGATGAAGATCCACTGCGGTCATCAGCTAAATTTCTTCTATCCACTTCCTTGTGTTTCCTAGTAATCATTTGACAATGTTGTTTCTGCAGGAATCAAAGTTACAATGACCTGTGCTGATGCTAGTGGTCAAATCACAATGTCGAGGGAAGAGACCACAAATTGGTTTGGAAACTATGTAATGAAGTTTGATGGCAGCCCAGATTTGAGCAATTGTTATGCTCAGGTTTCAAGCAGTGGTCAGGGTTCAAATGTCTGTGGTGCAGCAGCTGGTCCTGCCCAAAAGCTTAGACTAACGTTCAGGATGTTTGATATGGAGTTTTACGCGGTGGATTCTTTGCTAACTGAGCCTTCAGCCTCCATGTCTTTTTGTCCAAGGTCCGTGAACCCAGTGCCTGCACCTGTAGCACCTGTAACACCTGTAAGGCCTCCAGTGACTCCTGTAACACCTGTAAGGCCTCCAGTGACTCCTACAACACCTCCCCCTGCTTTCAGGCTTCCTCGAATGCCTCCACTGCCACCACTGCCTCCTCTGCCTCCTCTGCCTCCTATGTCACCAGTTCCCATCCTAGAAGCATCAGCATGTCCACACCAGTAAGTTCATTATCAAGGACCCATCGTTTTGGTTATTAGAAATTCAGTAAATAATACCATTCCAGTGGGACTTCAAATAGTGTAGACTTGTATGATCTATGTTTCCACTAACAAGAGCAAGTAATTCTTCAGGAGCTGGACTATGCCAGAGTACAAATGCTACTGGAGGGCAGTGAGCCCTGACATGAAGGTAGCTGCTGTCTTCGGGTTGCTCGCGGCTAGAAGATACGGAACAGATATGACATTATGGCAAGGCTTGCAAGGGAGAGGTGACCCGTACAGGACTCTCCTGAGGGAAGGAACAACTGCTCTCCTCAATTCCTACAACAGCATTGAGTTCCCTTACAATGCAATCAGTGTGGTCACACGCATGAACTGGGCCTTGATGGGTTCCCAAAGGAGTGTCCTCCTGACAGCTTTGAGATTCATGAGGGCAAATTCTGGTTATGGCAGAGTCACCTGCAAATTCAACACTTGCAAATGATGTATACTATTCATTGGCTTTTGTTTGCCCATTGGATATATTCCATTCCTTCTATAATTATAGATTAATAATGCGCACTATAATCCTATTTCTGTCTTGTTCTTCTTGTTTGTTTAGTACAAGCACTGGGATTTGTATCGATTTATCAACTAttgatattatcatatatatGATTATGATTCAGTTTTGAGAATGTTTCATTTTTAGATTATATGCTTccaaaaaaatggtaaaaaatgCCAATAATTACAAGTGATATTCCTTAAATTTGATACATCATAGATCATAGCTTTTGTGAGGGATTGATTCTTAATTTGGGcatgttttggtttta contains:
- the LOC118040491 gene encoding uncharacterized protein isoform X1, which produces MDWTRKLLFCVFLIFAAAIGGTQADATVTGTVFCDQCKDGRVSLFDYPIYGIKVTMTCADASGQITMSREETTNWFGNYVMKFDGSPDLSNCYAQVSSSGQGSNVCGAAAGPAQKLRLTFRMFDMEFYAVDSLLTEPSASMSFCPRSVNPVPAPVAPVTPVRPPVTPVTPVRPPVTPTTPPPAFRLPRMPPLPPLPPLPPLPPMSPVPILEASACPHQSWTMPEYKCYWRAVSPDMKVAAVFGLLAARRYGTDMTLWQGLQGRGDPYRTLLREGTTALLNSYNSIEFPYNAISVVTRMNWALMGSQRSVLLTALRFMRANSGYGRVTCKFNTCK
- the LOC118040491 gene encoding uncharacterized protein isoform X2; this encodes MDWTRKLLFCVFLIFAAAIGGTQADATVTGTVFCDQCKDGRVSLFDYPIYGIKVTMTCADASGQITMSREETTNWFGNYVMKFDGSPDLSNCYAQVSSSGQGSNVCGAAAGPAQKLRLTFRMFDMEFYAVDSLLTEPSASMSFCPRSVNPVPAPVAPVTPVRPPVTPTTPPPAFRLPRMPPLPPLPPLPPLPPMSPVPILEASACPHQSWTMPEYKCYWRAVSPDMKVAAVFGLLAARRYGTDMTLWQGLQGRGDPYRTLLREGTTALLNSYNSIEFPYNAISVVTRMNWALMGSQRSVLLTALRFMRANSGYGRVTCKFNTCK